The Papaver somniferum cultivar HN1 chromosome 3, ASM357369v1, whole genome shotgun sequence genome includes a region encoding these proteins:
- the LOC113356251 gene encoding uncharacterized protein LOC113356251: MHSEFLTTLPPKSSPISLIPLRKFTFSSRNSSRKKSRRLNLVAQSFGNNWKLNEIDTSGVQEKWNLWLGNTQNFLTEVTAPLLKRGETNDKTVIEKASLDTKAIEEVFVAEQTINSTTPNGNLSSVAIFSIEQFSRMNGSTGKKMQKIYEALVPESLRYDARCLVEYCCFRFLSRDNSDFHPSLKEHAFRRLIFITMLAWEYPYGASEDSFADISETYLKGKLVGEKAFCRLAPSVSGVADRPTAHNLFKVLVGDGNGMSFSLWMQYIEQLTKVHEGRKSHQSRDPDEFPTEQILCIGYSRKRPVLKWEDNAAWPGKVTLTTEAIYFEAIGLKVQKESIRLDLTRHGSQVVKAKVGPFGSALFDSAVSVTSAPGSKPLVLEFVDFGGEMRRDVWHAFISEVIALHEFIREYGPADGDESLSHVYGSHRGKMRAITSAINCITRLQTLQFIKKLSEDPIKLGQFSYLRNAPHGDVVFQTLAVSFWGGSLVSKFSGSDHLLGIQSDNISGSSSHVFDMDGSVYLKKWMRSPSWASSTSVTFWKNVSARSGLVLSKHLVVADKALVERAAKLCKEKSQVVEKTQATINAATLKGIPSNIDLFKELILPLTAVAKLFDELRCWKEPHLTVSFLAFAYTLIFRNMLSYIFPMTLMVAAVTMLLLKGLKEQGRLGRSFGKVTIHDQPSSNTIQKIIAVKEAMLDLENYLQSLNVTLLKIRTIVLSGQPQITTEIGLVLLTAAITLLLVPFRYILAFFLMDLFTRELEFRREMVKRFRSFIKERWDTIPAAPVVVLPYENGAETLSPNPTKETDKKGSQK; this comes from the exons ATGCATTCCGAGTTCTTAACTACTCTTCCACCTAAATCATCACCAATTTCTCTAATTCCTCTTCGGAAATTCACTTTCTCTTCCAGAAACAGTTCCAGAAAAAAGTCCCGTCGTCTCAATCTCGTTGCTCAGTCTTTTGGGAACAACTGGAAACTAAATGAAATCGACACCA GCGGGGTTCAAGAAAAATGGAATTTGTGGCTTGGAAACACCCAGAACTTTTTGACTGAGGTTACTGCTCCACTTCTAAAGCGGGGGGAGACAAATGACAAGACTGTTATTGAGAAAGCCTCCTTAGATACTAAGGCAATTGAGGAGGTTTTTGTTGCTGAACAGACCATtaactctacaactccaaatgGGAATCTATCTTCTGTCGCTATTTTTTCCATTGAACAATTCAGCAG GATGAACGGGTCGACAGGAAAGAAAATGCAGAAAATCTACGAAGCCCTTGTTCCGGAATCCTTGCGTTATGATGCTCGTTGTTTAGTGGAATATTGCTGCTTTAGATTCTTGTCGAGGGATAATTCCGATTTCCATCCTTCCCTGAAG GAACATGCATTCCGGAGGCTTATTTTTATAACTATGCTTGCATGGGAGTATCCCTACGGTGCTTCTGAAGATTCCTTTGCTGATATTTCGGAGACCTATTTGAAG GGAAAGCTTGTCGGGGAAAAGGCTTTTTGTCGTCTGGCTCCTTCTGTTTCTGGTGTTGCTGATAGGCCAACAGCCCATAATCTTTTCAAGGTTCTAGTTGGAGATGGAAATGGGATGTCTTTCAGCTTATGGATGCAATACATCGAGCAACTTACAAA GGTGCATGAAGGGCGAAAATCACACCAGAGTCGAGACCCTGATGAGTTCCCTACTGAGCAAATCTTATGCATTGGATATAGCAGAAAGCGACCCGTATTGAAATGGGAAGATAATGCAGCATGGCCTGGAAAAGTTACATTAACTACTGAGGCAATCTATTTCGAG GCAATTGGTTTGAAAGTTCAGAAGGAATCTATAAGATTGGATCTTACTAGGCATGGATCACAAGTGGTGAAAGCAAAAGTTGGACCTTTCGGCTCTGCACTTTTTGACTCAGCTGTCTCCGTTACATCTGCTCCCGG GTCAAAACCTTTGGTCCTCGAATTTGTTGATTTTGGTGGTGAAATGAGACGAGATGTCTGGCATGCTTTTATTAGTGAAGTTATTGCTTTACACGAGTTTATACGAGAATACGGACCTGCTGATGGTGATGAATCATTGTCTCATGTGTATGGTTCTCATAGAGGAAAGATGAGAGCTATTACAAGTGCGATTAATTGTATCACCAGACTGCAGACTCTTCAATTTATTAAAAAATTGTCAGAAGATCCAATCAAACTTGGCCAGTTCTCATATTTACGAAATGCACCTCACGGAGATGTAGTTTTCCAGACTTTAGCCGTAAGTTTCTGGGGCGGATCGTTGGTTTCAAAGTTTTCGGGGTCAGATCATCTTTTAGGTATACAGTCGGATAATATTTCTGGAAGTAGCTCTCATGTGTTTGATATGGATGGAAGTGTGTACCTGAAGAAGTGGATGAGATCTCCATCTTGGGCATCAAGCACGTCGGTTACCTTTTGGAAGAACGTTTCTGCAAGGTCGGGGTTAGTTTTAAGTAAACATCTTGTTGTTGCTGACAAGGCTCTTGTGGAGAGGGCAGCAAAACTCTGTAAAGAGAAAAGCCAAGTGGTCGAAAAAACACAGGCCACAATAAATGCTGCAACTCTGAAAGGGATCCCCAGTAACATTGACCTTTTCAAG GAACTTATACTTCCTCTGACGGCCGTTGCAAAGCTTTTTGATGAACTTAGATGTTGGAAAGAGCCACATTtgactgtctcttttcttgcgtTTGCATATACTCTTATCTTTAG AAACATGTTGTCATATATCTTCCCTATGACATTGATGGTTGCAGCAGTTACAATGCTTCTATTGAAAGGGCTTAAAGAGCAAGGTCGTCTGGGTAGATCCTTTGGGAAAGTCACAATACACGATCAGCCATCCTCAAACACAATCCAaaaaataatagcagttaaagaagCTATGCTTGACCTGGAAAATTATCTCCAGAGTCTAAATGTCACACTCCTCAAAATCCGTACGATTGTTCTATCAGGTCAACCACAG ATAACAACTGAGATTGGTCTGGTACTGCTAACTGCTGCAATCACTCTTCTCCTCGTCCCTTTCAGATACATCCTTGCATTTTTTCTTATGGACCTATTTACACGAGAGCTAGAGTTCCGTCGAGAAATGGTCAAGAGATTCAGGAGCTTTATAAAGGAACGATGGGATACAATCCCTGCTGCACCAGTAGTTGTTTTACCATATGAGAATGGTGCTGAAACGTTGTCACCAAATCCAACCAAGGAAACTGACAAAAAGGGGAGTCAGAAATGA